One genomic window of Candidatus Woesearchaeota archaeon includes the following:
- a CDS encoding nascent polypeptide-associated complex protein: MMPGMNPKMMKQAMKRMGINQEEIDATEVIIRMRDKELVIAGPSVSKVNMMGQETYQVIGKAEEREIESKPEIKEDDINTVVEQTGVTEEKAKEVIDKNNGDLAAAIMELQEN; this comes from the coding sequence ATGATGCCGGGAATGAATCCAAAGATGATGAAGCAGGCTATGAAGAGAATGGGCATCAACCAGGAGGAAATCGATGCCACTGAAGTTATTATCAGGATGAGGGACAAGGAGCTTGTGATAGCCGGTCCCAGTGTAAGCAAGGTCAATATGATGGGCCAGGAAACTTATCAGGTAATAGGGAAAGCAGAAGAGAGGGAGATTGAGAGCAAGCCGGAAATAAAGGAAGATGACATCAATACAGTTGTGGAACAGACCGGAGTGACAGAGGAGAAGGCCAAAGAGGTTATTGACAAGAATAATGGAGATCTTGCGGCTGCAATAATGGAATTGCAGGAAAATTGA
- a CDS encoding preprotein translocase subunit Sec61beta translates to MARDKVSMPSGMGGLVRYFDEYRSKIEFKPGHIIILCIIVITIMIILYTYGNRLLGL, encoded by the coding sequence ATGGCGAGAGATAAGGTTTCCATGCCTTCGGGCATGGGCGGCTTAGTGAGGTATTTTGATGAATACAGGAGCAAGATAGAGTTCAAGCCAGGGCATATCATAATCCTGTGCATAATCGTGATAACTATAATGATAATACTTTATACTTATGGAAACAGGCTATTGGGGCTGTAA
- a CDS encoding DUF2080 family transposase-associated protein translates to MRIEVDDVEEVIDGRVDSYSTSTRISIPKKYADRRVKIIILKDKKD, encoded by the coding sequence ATGAGAATAGAAGTGGATGATGTCGAGGAAGTGATTGACGGCAGGGTGGACTCATATAGTACAAGCACCAGAATATCTATTCCGAAGAAATATGCTGACAGGAGAGTGAAAATCATAATATTGAAGGATAAGAAGGATTAA